The Penaeus chinensis breed Huanghai No. 1 chromosome 21, ASM1920278v2, whole genome shotgun sequence genome has a window encoding:
- the LOC125036761 gene encoding ionotropic receptor 21a-like — protein sequence MSTRRPCKQQRYINYISHADPARAPFVGEAVVDILSLKAPPACSTLLLSDGTSWAAVILQVALLMWLIRKQCVIFRCDEIWVDELAGFLSTWGVGIFRVADGERDANGTEDQLSQMVPLARQIRLSYRCTNVVVISRDLTFLYAFAKRSLQGRLLVWSTKLLLVTRQALQEVQKLLEAHWTFAMMNAAILNLWEDEGGARYDVYLHLPYGDGEKSRRVASWTAGRGVAAFAGRRLFPEKFLDFHGAEVGVTALPFLPFWDVSKEKGKGGAEEERYTGSDYMLLETLAGKMNFTIRVLPSSSWAEATRLVEERLAFCSSIYHIVFPDRQERYDFTYTYELAQLSFSLAKPFLRPRWQSLYYPLTDEVWAAILAAVVVVPLAAFVITRLWPVGEAEEESGARAWRTRLGRVAQDFIGMLLGQCPPQGLPRRTSTRVLVGTWLLFSLVVVAVYRGNLTASLMLPKYPPRPETLADLLTAVDAIAMPPYGEDHRRFFKASDSIIFNRAADLMVIGPSVMEGLTGATQRKQAVMSGRRHVQHTIAESFTDANGETRLYLGRDSVFPAPSGWPIPHDAPYKHVLDRNIMAVLEAGLYEKWVEIMIDRARRESKERQQRQRNQQEKQTEETAVAETNRNSEKPLTLVHLQGPLILLLLGLIFSTFTFTLEVIVVLWLSSRQG from the exons ATGTCAACACGCAGGCCCTGTAAACAACAAAGATATATTAATTATATCTCCCATG CTGACCCCGCCAGGGCGCCGTTCGTAGGAGAAGCCGTAGTGGATATTCTAAGCTTAAAGGCACCGCCCGCGTGCTCGACCCTCCTCCTCTCAGATGGCACCAGCTGGGCGGCTGTTATTCTCCAGGTGGCACTGTTAATGTGGTTGATTCGGAAGCAGTGTGTGATCTTTCGTTGTGATGAAATTTGGGTTGAT GAACTGGCCGGTTTCCTGTCCACTTGGGGCGTGGGAATCTTCAGGGTGgcagatggggagagggatgccAACGGGACAGAAGACCAGCTGTCACAGATGGTTCCTTTAGCTCGTCAG attCGCCTCAGCTACCGGTGCACCAACGTCGTGGTGATCAGCCGTGACCTGACCTTCCTGTACGCCTTCGCCAAGAGGTCACTCCAAGGCCGCCTGTTGGTGTGGTCGACGAAGCTCCTCCTGGTCACCCGCCAAGCTCTACAGGAGGTCCAGAAGCTCTTGGAAGCTCACTGGACTTTCGCCATGATGAACGCGGCGATTCTGAATCTTTGGGAAGACGAGGGCGGGGCCAG ATATGACGTGTACCTCCACCTGCCTTACGGGGACGGGGAAAAGTCGCGCCGTGTGGCCAGCTGGACGGCCGGGCGGGGCGTCGCTGCCTTCGCCGGCCGCCGACTCTTCCCCGAAAAGTTCTTGGA ctTCCACGGCGCCGAGGTCGGAGTGACTGccttgcccttcctccccttctgggACGTGTCGAAGGAGAAGGGCAAGGGCGGCGCTGAAGAGGAACGCTACACGGGTTCGGACTACATGCTGCTCGAGACGCTGGCGGGGAAAATGAACTTCACCATCCGCGTGCTGCCGTCGTCGTCGTGGgcggag gCCACGAGACTCGTCGAGGAGCGGCTGGCCTTTTGCTCATCCATCTACCACATCGTCTTCCCCGACCGCCAGGAACGCTACGATTTCACCTACACCTACGAGTTGGCGCAGTTGTCCTTCAGTCTGGCCAAGCCCTTCCTCAGGCCCCGCTGGCAGAGTCTCTACTACCCGCTGACCGACGAGGTGTGGGCGGCAATCCTCGCGGCGGTGGTGGTCGTCCCACTGGCGGCGTTCGTG ATCACCCGCCTCTGGCCCGtgggagaagcggaggaggagagcgggGCAAGGGCGTGGCGAACGAGGCTGGGAAGGGTCGCTCAGGACTTCATAGGGATGCTCCTCGGGCAGTGTCCCCCTCAAGGGCTACCCAGGAGAACTTCAACTCGAGTCCTAGTTGGGACTTGGCTGCTCTTCTCCCTAGTGGTGGTCGCCGTCTACCGGGGGAATCTGACGGCTTCGCTCATGCTGCCCAAGTACCCGCCGAGGCCTGAGACGCTAGCTGACCTCCTCACCGCCGTGGATGC AATCGCCATGCCGCCCTACGGAGAGGATCACCGTCGTTTCTTCAAGGCTTCAGATTCCATTATCTTCAATAGGGCAGCGGATCTCATGGTGATCGGGCCGTCGGTCATGGAAGGACTGACTGGCGCTACGCAGAGGAA acAAGCCGTGATGAGTGGGCGGCGCCACGTACAGCACACGATAGCCGAGAGTTTCACGGACGCCAACGGGGAGACGAGGCTGTACCTGGGGCGAGATAGCGTGTTCCCGGCGCCCTCTGGCTGGCCCATACCTCACGACGCCCCTTATAAACACGTCTTGGATCGCAATATCATGGCTGTACTtgag gCCGGTCTTTACGAGAAATGGGTCGAAATAATGATCGACAGAGCACGCCGAGAGAGCAAGGAAAGACAACAGCGGCAACGGAACCAGCAGGAGAAACAGACGGAAGAAACGGCCGTGGCGGAGACTAACAGGAACAGCGAGAAGCCCCTCACTCTCGTTCACCTTCAGGGCcctctcatactcctcctcctggGCCTCATTTTCAGCACCTTCACTTTCACTCTGGAGGTCATAGTTGTCCTCTGGCTCTCCTCGAGGCAAGGGTGA
- the LOC125036762 gene encoding uncharacterized protein LOC125036762, with protein MDAPLGVSVFQLRDGDWKALVNQSRFSDVIGLARKVRLSSHTVSVIVVSEDLTFLTSFAERSLEGRLFVWTTRLLLVTRLALSDLRDVLSSRWTFSMMNTVALNVEENGRSSLYAHMPYSPMGSQCYKLGSWSRKFRLFLRSPLEIFTEKYENFHGGYVNITSGVWSPFWDEKEVTAADGSKVKEYGGSDYMALDTIAKALNFRIRQVPTKDFVEVTQRVEERVSFIASIYYVVLANRLERHDFTYTYQFSYESFCLAKPGLRPQWESLYYPLAHQVWAGTVTVLVIVPLVLAVMAHLRGRWDAVRTLDICKVFLEVFKTFVGQNLTQSTFKTTSARLVVTAWLVFSFVIGVAYRGNLTASLTLPVYPPRPETVAELVETVERS; from the exons ATGGACGCACCTTTGGGTGTGAGCGTCTTCCAGTTACGAGATGGAGACTGGAAAGCTCTTGTCAACCAAAGCCGTTTCTCAGACGTAATCGGATTGGCTCGTAAG GTGCGTCTCTCCTCTCACACTGTATCGGTCATCGTCGTAAGTGAAGACTTGACCTTCCTGACCTCGTTCGCCGAAAGGTCACTGGAAGGTCGTCTGTTCGTGTGGACGACGAGGCTCCTTCTCGTGACCCGACTCGCGCTGAGTGACCTTCGAGACGTTTTGAGTTCCCGCTGGACGTTTTCTATGATGAACACCGTTGCGCTTAACGTCGAAGAAAACGGGAG ATCGAGCTTATACGCCCACATGCCCTACAGTCCAATGGGTTCACAATGCTACAAACTGGGCTCTTGGTCTCGAAAATTTCGGCTTTTCCTTCGCTCCCCTTTGGAAATCTTCACGGAAAAGTATGAGAA TTTCCACGGCGGGTACGTCAACATCACATCTGGTGTTTGGTCGCCATTTTGGGACGAGAAGGAGGTCACGGCAGCTGATGGGTCAAAGGTCAAGGAGTATGGTGGCAGCGACTACATGGCTCTGGACACCATAGCGAAGGCACTCAATTTCCGCATTCGACAAGTTCCCACGAAGGATTTCGTCGAG GTAACgcaaagagtagaggagagagtttCATTCATAGCTTCCATTTACTACGTCGTGCTCGCGAATCGCCTCGAACGCCACGACTTCACCTACACTTACCAGTTTTCTTACGAGAGCTTCTGCCTTGCTAAGCCCGGTCTGAGGCCACAGTGGGAGAGCCTCTACTACCCTCTGGCTCATCAAGTTTGGGCTGGGACGGTGACCGTGCTTGTCATTGTGCCCCTGGTGCTGGCTGTG ATGGCCCACCTCAGAGGTCGGTGGGACGCCGTCAGAACGTTGGACATCTGTAAGGTTTTCCTCGAAGTGTTCAAAACGTTCGTGGGTCAGAATCTAACGCAGTCTACCTTCAAAACAACCTCGGCTCGTCTTGTGGTCACGGCTTGGCTCGTTTTCTCTTTCGTCATCGGGGTGGCTTACAGGGGTAACTTAactgcttctctcactctccctgtgtATCCTCCCAGGCCTGAAACAGTGGCTGAGCTTGTAGAAACTGTGGAAAG ATCATGA